In Pseudoalteromonas sp. MM1, a single window of DNA contains:
- a CDS encoding peptidylprolyl isomerase, translated as MQISKNSAVEFHYTLSEAGEQLESSVNHAPLSYIHGSEGMLPGLEKALEGKAAGDKFSVTLEPSESYGERVDDLIQRIPLKHLQGDVKVWKPGMTAMVHSNQGQHQVTLVKVGRFNADCDLNHPFAGKTLTFDLEVVSVREATSEEISHGHVHAEGGCGHSH; from the coding sequence ATGCAAATTAGCAAAAATTCAGCAGTTGAATTTCATTACACATTAAGCGAAGCGGGCGAGCAACTAGAAAGCAGTGTAAACCACGCACCGCTTAGCTATATTCATGGCAGCGAAGGCATGCTTCCTGGCTTAGAAAAAGCCCTTGAAGGCAAAGCTGCTGGCGATAAGTTTAGCGTAACACTTGAGCCTAGCGAGTCATACGGTGAGCGCGTTGACGATTTAATTCAGCGTATTCCGCTTAAGCACCTACAAGGCGATGTAAAAGTGTGGAAACCAGGTATGACTGCAATGGTGCACTCAAACCAAGGACAACACCAGGTAACATTAGTTAAAGTAGGCCGCTTTAATGCAGATTGCGATTTAAACCACCCATTTGCAGGCAAAACGCTAACGTTTGATTTAGAAGTGGTATCTGTTCGTGAAGCAACCAGTGAAGAGATTTCGCATGGCCATGTTCACGCTGAAGGCGGCTGCGGTCACTCTCACTAA
- a CDS encoding SDR family NAD(P)-dependent oxidoreductase codes for MSKVAIVTGGTKGIGLAVVKRFIENGYTVHNLDIEYSELGVFHQCDVSNVSAVKACITAICKQSPRIDVLVSNAGKHLSANIEHTDEETLDALFALNVKGAYAAVQSVLPSMKAQNSGAIILVASDQAIIGKQNSFAYNLTKHALASMAKTTALDYAQFNIRANAVCPGTIETPLFHNAIDAYCKKSGANKADIVAEEASLQPLNRLGQADEVAALVSFLASDDASFITGSLQSIDGGYTTQ; via the coding sequence ATGTCTAAGGTTGCTATTGTTACAGGCGGTACAAAAGGCATTGGATTAGCAGTTGTAAAACGCTTTATTGAAAATGGCTACACGGTGCACAATTTGGATATTGAGTACAGCGAGCTGGGGGTTTTTCACCAATGCGATGTGAGTAATGTTAGTGCTGTAAAAGCATGTATTACGGCCATTTGTAAACAAAGCCCACGCATAGATGTACTTGTATCTAATGCCGGTAAACATTTAAGTGCAAATATAGAGCACACCGATGAGGAAACTCTCGATGCACTTTTTGCACTTAACGTTAAAGGCGCATACGCGGCAGTACAAAGTGTACTGCCAAGTATGAAAGCACAAAACAGCGGTGCTATTATTTTAGTTGCCTCAGATCAAGCAATTATAGGTAAGCAAAATTCGTTTGCTTATAACCTTACTAAGCATGCTCTTGCTTCTATGGCAAAAACCACAGCGCTTGACTACGCCCAATTTAATATTCGTGCTAATGCGGTATGCCCAGGGACAATAGAAACCCCTCTATTTCATAACGCGATAGATGCTTATTGTAAAAAAAGCGGCGCTAATAAGGCCGATATAGTGGCAGAAGAAGCAAGCCTTCAACCACTAAACCGCTTAGGCCAAGCTGATGAAGTTGCCGCGTTAGTTAGCTTTTTAGCAAGTGACGATGCCAGTTTTATAACCGGTAGTCTACAAAGTATTGATGGCGGCTATACCACACAATGA